ACAGGATGATCCCGGCCGCCGTCAGAAATCCACCCgttatttcttttccttcttttcgAGGGGAAACTTCAAATTAACTTTGTACTTACTCACCACAAATCTTGTCAGCTTGGAAGAAGCTGCCAATTGAGCAGGTGCTACACATGTACCGCACTTATTTGGAAGGTAAATAGCCATCCATCAAGTTCATTCGGAGACCTCTTTTTTCTCAAAAAGGTCGACGAGACATCAGCCTTGTCCTTAACAATTTCCCGTTGGCGTGATCGCTAGACTTGGCCTGATCGGTGATATACAATATTTTTTTGATAACGTAATATTGTAAGACATGGTACAACTATAGAGAGAGGGAAATCACAGCACTGTTCGTTATTAAGCACAAGCACACGGTCGCATATGAACTTAGCTAGATCCCCTGCAAGACGGGAACATAAAGCAATGTACGACGGCCATGGATCACCAACCAGCCACGAAAAGAAGATACATATTTCCGTGTTGATCACAGGCCACGCACAGTAGTTTGGTTAAACAAAAGAAAGCAAGCCACGCATGCATTGCCGTGTTAGTCCGCACCGAAAACGAAATCGAAACCGCGATGAGACGATTTGTCGTCGTCGGCGACAAGCTCGCGCCACCCACCCAGGCCTCCATCAATGGCGgcactgctgctgctgctagctagCTAGCGTACATTTCTGCTACAAGCCTGGGAACTTTTGTTGTTTCTATATAAGCCAACATTGGTGTTTTTGGCTTAGCAGCACCTACCTAGGCGCCTACCTACACGATCGCCTTTCTCCTCCATGACCACCATGGGCGGCTCGTCGATCCTGCCCGCGCCGACCgtggcgacgacggcgctggttCTGCTGATCGTGCTGTTCGCATCGCCGGCAACGGTGGCGAAAGGTTCTGGGCTGTCCGTCGGGTTCTACAAGAAGTTGTGTCCGAAGGCGGAGAAGGTCGTCCGGCGAACTGTCACCAAGGCCTTTGAGAAGGAGCCTGGCACCCCGGCCGACATCATCCGCCTCTTCTTTCACGACTGCTTTGTCCGAGTAAGCCGCTCGCTCATGTTCGGTTTATCGGTTTGGCAAACACATTACTTAACGTTTAAGTGTTATTTCCATCGATATATGTTTTCTATGAGCATGTCAATCATGGCTACCTTGGCGAATATAATCATGATAATTCAGTTGCACATGATTTCTCATTGTACTTGTATAGCGGGCTCGTGTGATCTCATCAATCGAACAGCCAAGAAAGGATGTCATGTAAAAACGGAAATCAGATGGCTAAAAATGAATGATATATATGGATAGTTTGAGTCTAGCTAGATATTTAAAAAATAATAATGAATGTTAGCGGTGATGTGGACAATTTTTTAAGGAGGAAAAGCTTTTGCCTCCTCAATTAAATAAGTAGAAAATAGTTACCCAATTAATTAACGAAAAACTTACTCACAAAACATGAAACCCTCCAACCGCACACACAGTTTGACAACCATACACAACACACAACAACCACAAACCCCTCACCTGTCACATGCACAATTGAACGATCAAACCAATATTCCATCCATTCTAAAATATTCTACATTCTAAACCTAAAGGTTATTTTAAATTTCTAAGAGATTACATCTTAGAAAAAATAGACAAACTAGTACTACATCTGCCAATAAAAGGATATCATAAATTTGTCTAAATTTTAGTGTATCTAGACACTCTTTAGTGTACAGATACATGTGAATTTAGACAAATCACCGACATCCTTTTATTGATAGAGAGAGTACTATATACAAATATTACTTCAACCAATCAAATCTATATTAAAAGTAATGACATTCAATACAGAGAGCATGACTGTTTCATTTTCTGTGTTGTCATCGATTACAAAGCTAAAACATAGATTAATTTAGAATAAATTCTAGATCTAAAATATAGACTATTTTAGAATGGAgacggaacggagggagtaggtgACATGGATGACTTGCATGTTACGATATACTAGACTAGACTGTTGTGAATGATTGTTAGTGAGATTTTGCTTTATATGCTCGGGTATCATTCTAGTCCTCTAAGTGTTGAAGTTATGTCGAATATGTGTGCATGCTACACTTGGATATAAACTGTGCGAGGAGGTTACGTGTTAGAGTTAAACTCTGTAACCTGGGTATAACATATAAAGTCACCCGTGATAGCTAATATAGACTAGACGAAAGCTAGATTAGACACAAGGTGATTTCTGGGAATGGTCCAGTGCCCGTGTCAGGGGCGCTCGATCGGTGTGGCTTTGTAGATCTGACGTATCGGTATACCGTGGAGGGCTTGTCGACGACGGTACTATAATAGTGAACTTTTGACAAAAGAGACCACCTGCGCGAGTGaattgtcaaaaaggaccacctccgaaaattattgtcaaaaaggaccacctgcgtCGTGGCGGCACGCGTGCCAGGCGACACGTGTCGCCTACCGCCACAGCCGGCTCCGGCAGGGCCTGCCGCCGTTGCCCCTGGCGGCACGTCCACAATGATCAATGAATAGTCTCCTGATCGATGAACAGTGCACATTAGTTACAAAATTTGTTGAATTTCCCTTTTTTGCTGAGCCCAAAATATAACTTATTTTACAGTGAATTTTTACACAATTGTAGTGCATAGAGTTAGCTACATGTAGGTATTATTTTCGAATTTTTTGAgataattaaaaaaaaatcaaaacaggCTACTATTCATAGATCAGGACAATGTGGACATGCCGCCGTTGGCTGTGGCGGCAGGCCCTGCCGCCTCCGGCTGTGGCGGCAGGCGACACGTGTCGCCTGGCACGCGTGCCGCCACGacgcaggtggtcctttttgacaataATTTTCGGAGGTGGTCTTTTTTGACAATTCACTCACGCAGGTGGTCTCTTTTGTCAAAAATAGTACCTAAGGAGGAGCGCCCATAAAGCATGATTCGCAGATGTAGGTATTTATATCTGAACTGTGTTACCAAATATTATCCCCGTCTACTTTCTGCAACGATCTAATCGCTTATTATGCTAACAATAAAATATGAGGGTGAATGGCTATGGAGTAAAAATCAACATAGTCACAAGTTGGCGGTAAAATATGATAAAAATAATATCACAAAATCACTAATACTCCCTCCGGTAAATATTAGTTGTCACAGAGTAGTACAAAGTTATACTAAAATAAGGAGATAGAAAGTGTTTAGGACGGAATTAAATAAGATAGTTTAAATATATTTTCAACTCAAAGAGCGTTGTACTTAATAGTTTAATGAGCATAATGTGGTTTAATTTCCTAGGGGTGCGACGCATCGGTGCTGCTGGAATCCACGCCAGGGCGCATGGCGGAGAGGGACTCGAAGGCAAACAACCCCAGCTTGGATGGGTTTGAGGTCATTAGCGACGCCAAGGAGACCCTTGAGAAGCTCTGCCCGCAAACCGTCTCCTGTGCTGACATTCTCGCCCTCGCCGCCCGCGATGGCGCCTACCTCGCTAGCGGGCTCGACTATGCGGTGCCCACCGGCCGCCGTGATGGCCTCGTCTCCAAGGAAGACGAGGTTCTCCCTAGTGTCCCTCACCCCGACTTCAACCATTCTCAGCTCGTGGAAAACTTCACGGCAAAAGGTAATTAACATGCATGTCGTCTTAGAAATATGTCAAAATTTGAAGGCTTGTGGTACACAGGAAGTACGTTTTGTTTAACTCTGAAACACTGAAACAACGTTGGATCTTACAGGCTTTACGGCGGAGGAGATGGTGACGCTGTCGGGGGCGCACACCATCGGCACCTCGCACTGCTCGTCCTTCACGGACCGCCTCTACAACTTCTCCCAGGGCGGCGCGCTGACCACGGACCCTGCGCTGCCGGCGGCATACGCCGCGCTGCTGAAGGAGAAGTGCCCGCCGGAGACAGCGGCGCAGAACGACACCACCATGGTGCAGCTCGACGACGTGACGCCGTTCGTGATGGACAACCAGTACTACAAGAACCTGCTTGCCGGCACCGTGCCGCTCGGCTCCGACGTAGCGCTCATGGAGAGCCCCGACACGGCGGCGCTCGTCGAGCTCTACGCCCGCGAGCCCGCCGAGTACTGGGCCAAGCGCTTCGTTGCGGCGATGGTCAAGGTGAGCGAGATGGAGGTGCTCACCGGGGCCGAGGGGGAGATCCGGCTCAACTGCTCCAAGGTGAACTAGTATATAACCGGTTGCTGCGTTTGTCTCTGTACTATATGTTTGGGAAAGATGACGATACACGTTGTtcttttgtgttaatgttttttcTTTCATTTGTTTTCATATGGTGGTGAGAAATATATACACATTTGTTTGCGTCATAAACTGTATAGCTTACACAGCATGCATAAAAGCATCTATATCATTCCATTTGAGTTGTAAATTCAACACAGGATATATGTACCAAAAACGTCGTGAGCAACATTTTAGTGTGTCTTGAATCCAATAAAGATGGTTGTGTCCATCAATTTATCTCGAGATCGTGGGTATCTTCTTTATAAAAAACTGAACCTAATAATTTACATTTTTCTTTTTAGATATGGGAGCATCgctccagcctctgcatcaatagatgcgcaCGGCTATTTTTATTAAACCAAACGTACAAAAGTTGTTTACAATAAGATCCGGATTACACTCATGGTGAGGCTAAGgtcgatacatgaatcaaccaCAGAAAGATGCAACATAAAGATAGCCTATCCATTTGCTAATCTATTAATGTGTCGCCAACCAGTAGTCCGAaaaaagaagtcctgagcaaCCACTAGCATCCAGTTGCATCCAGTAACCTTCCGATGTTCCATAGGGAGAAGCAAAACCCATTATTGAATCCAATGAGCAGCGcgtcggataacctgcaaaaaattagtctCATTTTGTTTACTAAAGATGATATCATTCCTCGTCCTCCAAATGGACCAGCATAAAGCAGATACACCCATACGAATTTTGTGTTTATCCTCCTTACGTACCCCGTTAAGCcatttaccaaacatattagtaacatTAGCTGGTGGAGAAATATTGTAAGTAAAATAAGCCATGCGCCAAATAATTTTTGCAAATGGGCAAGTGATAAACAAATGGTTAACAGTTTCAgtggaatcacaaaaacaacatttttgacacccaTTTCACTTTCTTTTAGCAAGCTTATCCTTAGTAAGGAGCACTTTGTTACTAAGAAACCACATAAAGATTTTAAGTTTTTAAGGGGATCTTTAATTTCCACAAATAACTTACATTTAGCCACATATGCCCTCATATAGATCAAAACAAACATATGCTCAGATTGGAACCCTTTACCGAGCCGAGTAATGAGATGATTGCCATGTTGAAAATTTTGCCCGCAAATAAGTTATTAGCTATGTGTTTGGTTGAGATAAGTGTGGAAGGTTAGAGTAATATACTTTTTAAATCCATTCACCGTCTTAATTCGATTTGTTGGATATGGATTATAAGAAGCCAACTATGGTCAATTTCATTTAAACTCGGTTTATGAGAAGACCTGACGATTCACTCCCTCTGTTTCATAATAGTATTTTAGAAATCAATTTGATAAACTAACCCTTTAAACACACATGATAATAAAAACCATTAAATAAAACTGAGAGTTAGATAAAGGGAGTAACTAATGAACAACTAGTTGTTTTCTAATTCGGAAACATACAGTTTTTTGTGTCCAAGAAGAGGCTGACAGCTGTACAACAGAAACACATGAAAAAAGTATAAAAAAAGCTGTCTATttctcatcttgtaaaacagaaaAAAATTGGGCGCCTTTTCCCCTCAGCTTCTCATTTCTTCTGAACTTTTGGGTCCATTTTTCTGAGTCCGGGAAACAACCATTTTAACCTAGGTTACAATTTTTCTCTAGTACCGCAATGCTGAACTTTCTCACTAGATCACATTGCAATACTTTCTATGGGCGCAAGTTCATCACGTCATTCATCCAACGACATGTCTTCATTATTAATTGACGTTGTtgtccatgatcatctattaatcaatggACTATCTTACTAAGGACAAGGTTTTGTTTACAtaccacacatgtactaatgtttccgcTTAGTACAGGTATAGCATGGTATAAAACTTATTATGAACATTACAAATATGACAATAAAACATCTTTATTTATTTGCCTCTATGGCACATATCCACACTCTATTAAGataggctttcggttgagtagctTCACCACATCGTCATAGGGAACTCTATTCCCTACATATTTCATATCTCATTTAAAATTGCCTGGTATTTCTCAATGTGAGATTCTTGAGCTTGTTTGGAGAAAAGTAAACTATAAAAAAGCTCAAGGATTAATAATTTCTATATAGTTTTCACTTTTGGACACCAAAATAGAaaaccaaaaaataaaatgtgTTGCAGTACCCTTATAGCTGAGCTCGTCCACTCAACCAAACATGCCTCAAATATTTGAAGTTTGTGTCACAAACTATAAGAGAATAGGAGTAACATTTCTATGCAAGTTTCTTCTTGGTTGAAGGCAACCCCCAAGCATTGTGTTGTTGGTTTCAACCGACTTATATTTGGGTCATATCAAAGGTTGGCTGTTAGTTGGAGCTTGTTTGGGGAATGTATATTCTAATTTCTATCGGGTCCTATCTAGTTATATATGGCAAATTTTCAATGTCAATTCAAGTCATTAAAAGTCCAACCAACTAGTTATGATCAACAagtgaaaagaaaaaaaaaactaagagAAAGAGTCAAAGCATGAAAGCCTTGGAAAAACAGAATATTCAATAGATGACAGAACATTCAATGGAGGGATAAGTGAGCTAGTCCTTGTGGTTCATCACAACCCATCGGTACTCCAAAGATGGGCCCATTTATTTTCTTACATCTACTATTACCCGACTAGTTTTTATCTTGTGTCAAGGATCTATAGCTTATaaataattctacaaagagattcCTAGAGTTCCAAAACTCATATGGGACCCTAGAGTTCAGTTTGAGGAGTCTGGGAGGACTCATATTGACGTCAACGAGGAGAGATCTCTGACCTAGATCTAGGTAGTCTCATATTCACTAGTCGAGACTCTTTCTTGACACTTCTTATGGTTCGGTGAGTTGGGGGGAACCCATCCAAAAAATGTGACAAACTTGTTGGTACACCAATCTCAGCATAAGGCAAAACACACTTACAAGCATGGAGCTGTACAAGCATCAACACCCTTTTATCTCTAGTTATTATCATCTCAATAAGGCTCAAGGCGACGCACCCTCGTACCATGTGGATACTTTAAATAAGTAAACCACTTAAATATGAATTCTGTTCCTTCGTCTGCTACAAATTATAAGACACATTTTGTTCGTTGAGCGAATGCTTTAATTAAAAGTCATTCGATTGGCAGTATATGTGGCATGAAAATCATGGTTTATACGTACGTTCACCTGCGAATTTctcaaaaaaattacatagagcatATAATCTCTCCGATCTATAATTAGTGTCATAGTATTAGTTAAATTTATACTAAAACCACAACAATTAGTATTATATAAATTCAagggagtaataataaattaaCTAATGGTCAAGGGCCAAGCTATGTTAAAGTTAAATGGGCCATGGCCTACTGAGCCCATCCCAAAGTACCGAGGAGTAAAAGAGAGAAATTGGCCtagtaaaacaaaacaaatatATACTATGGACTTCTTTGGGATAGTCCGCCCAACACTTCTGCCATAGCTCCGCTAATGCTATTGGTTTCAGATCCCCAAAAAAAGTAGTACTACATTATTATCCAGTAAAAAAACGCGTTCCATATTTCCAGATGGACAAAGTCATCAGAATGTCGTCTGTACTGGAGTCCAAAAACTGGACGAGAATTAGGAGTCAGGGACAGCAGAGCATGGTGCCGCCATGTGAACGAAGCACGCCAAGACCAAAGCAGCCGACCTGACCTGACGGCGCGTCTGGTCAGCCATATAAACCGAGTGCCAGCCAGACAACGGCTCAAACTGCCCGCCGCTGCCTCCCAAGCCTCCTCATCGCCGCCGGTACCAACCAAAAGCCACATCCAGCTGTGCAAACTGAAGATCCAACCGTCCATGAGACCACGAATAGAGTACGAAGATATTTGGAATCATTATAACATTCTCTCCCGGGTCGCTCTCGCGCGGGGGCGACTCCGgagagcccaaaccctaggccaACCACCCCCCACACAGCCACCTcccctggccgccgccgccgccggcaccggcggcggtggcggcgtcctgCTGCCGAAGGCGGAAGGGAGTGGTGGGCGCGCCTCGTGTCTCCTCTGCGCGCGGAGAGGCGGCGACCGGCGGCCGGCGCGGTGGCGGCTTTGGCGGCGGGCGCGGCGAGGCGAGGTGGTTTCGGGCCGGCGTAGCATCTTGTGGCCGACCGGCGGCGGAGGGGGCGGTCGGCTCGCGTCTGAGGAGGCCGCGCCCTGGCGGGCTCGATCTGGGCCTCACGGGGCCGGTGCTCGGGCGGACGGCGGCGGCCTTCGGGCGGGGTGGCACGGGAGCGGCGAGGGGACGGCGCGGGGGCGGAGATTCTGTAGCCACCGGTGGAGAGGGGTTGcatcggcggctgctaggagctccCGCTGCTG
This Lolium perenne isolate Kyuss_39 chromosome 1, Kyuss_2.0, whole genome shotgun sequence DNA region includes the following protein-coding sequences:
- the LOC127345952 gene encoding peroxidase 5, whose protein sequence is MTTMGGSSILPAPTVATTALVLLIVLFASPATVAKGSGLSVGFYKKLCPKAEKVVRRTVTKAFEKEPGTPADIIRLFFHDCFVRGCDASVLLESTPGRMAERDSKANNPSLDGFEVISDAKETLEKLCPQTVSCADILALAARDGAYLASGLDYAVPTGRRDGLVSKEDEVLPSVPHPDFNHSQLVENFTAKGFTAEEMVTLSGAHTIGTSHCSSFTDRLYNFSQGGALTTDPALPAAYAALLKEKCPPETAAQNDTTMVQLDDVTPFVMDNQYYKNLLAGTVPLGSDVALMESPDTAALVELYAREPAEYWAKRFVAAMVKVSEMEVLTGAEGEIRLNCSKVN